Proteins found in one Candidatus Nomurabacteria bacterium genomic segment:
- the smpB gene encoding SsrA-binding protein SmpB, with translation MKQKKPTRSTITNKKARFDYDIKTEYLAGIVLNGPETKSLRFSRGSLRGAFVTIKNGEAWLNNLQIMPMNTNAAHLTEDQQTRARKLLLKRRELADIIAAKDQGNAIVPLALLTKGRYIKVRIATAKGKKAYDKRAKIKERDTHRDAKRDLKKYQ, from the coding sequence ATGAAGCAAAAAAAGCCCACACGAAGTACAATTACAAATAAGAAAGCGCGGTTTGATTATGATATTAAAACCGAATACCTTGCTGGTATTGTGCTTAATGGCCCAGAAACTAAAAGCCTCCGCTTTAGCAGGGGGAGTTTGCGGGGAGCTTTTGTAACCATTAAAAATGGCGAAGCATGGCTCAATAATTTACAGATTATGCCCATGAACACTAATGCCGCACATTTAACCGAAGATCAACAAACCAGAGCCCGCAAACTACTGTTAAAAAGACGTGAATTAGCCGATATTATTGCCGCAAAAGATCAGGGGAATGCCATTGTGCCATTGGCACTCCTCACCAAAGGCCGCTACATTAAGGTGCGCATTGCCACCGCTAAGGGCAAAAAAGCTTACGACAAGCGTGCCAAAATAAAAGAGCGTGATACTCACCGCGACGCAAAACGAGATCTTAAAAAGTACCAATAA